A portion of the Tiliqua scincoides isolate rTilSci1 chromosome 3, rTilSci1.hap2, whole genome shotgun sequence genome contains these proteins:
- the B3GNT7 gene encoding UDP-GlcNAc:betaGal beta-1,3-N-acetylglucosaminyltransferase 7 isoform X1 — translation MGLPPRKKTIYKSVLLSFVLVVMVTMLQRGITPGQFLPGQQQKEVLSQEPVKTQKRDVVFPVASNFWRKEGLVTKAVEMAEKQVTMWDVTTINCTANLNFSKDDWFKGLELNFRQFLLYRHCRYFPMLINHPEKCSGDIYLLIVVKSIITQHDRREAIRRTWGQEKEVGGKKIRTLFLLGVASKEEERANYQKLLDYENRIYGDILQWDFLDSFFNLTLKEVHFLKWFNIYCDNVRYIFKGDDDVFVSPNNILEFLQDQKGGNLFVGDVLQKAKPIRKKENKYYIPSALYNKSNYPPYAGGGGFVMDGPLAKKLHKVSETLELYPIDDVFLGMCLEVLKVTPVGHAGFKTFGIVKNKNSKMNKEPCFFQSMLVVHKLLPTELLHMWDLVHSNLTCSRKHHIL, via the exons atggggcttcctcccag GAAGAAGACAATCTACAAAAGTGTCCTCCTGTCCTTTGTGCTGGTGGTCATGGTGACCATGTTGCAAAGAGGCATCACCCCTGGTCAGTTCCTTCCGGGCCAGCAGCAGAAAGAAGTTCTTTCCCAAGAGCCTGTGAAAACTCAGAAGAGGGATGTTGTCTTCCCCGTTGCCAGCAACTTCTGGAGGAAGGAGGGTCTAGTTACCAAGGCTGTTGAAATGGCAGAGAAACAGGTGACCATGTGGGACGTCACCACTATCAACTGCACAGCCAACCTCAACTTCAGCAAGGATGACTGGTTCAAAGGGCTGGAGCTCAACTTCCGGCAGTTCCTGCTTTACCGACATTGTCGGTATTTTCCCATGCTCATCAACCATCCTGAGAAGTGCAGTGGCGACATCTACCTGCTTATCGTGGTGAAGTCCATCATCACTCAGCATGACCGCCGGGAGGCCATCCGAAGGACATGGGGTCAAGAAAAGGAAGTGGGTGGCAAGAAGATCAGGACCCTCTTCCTTCTGGGTGTTGCTTCTAAGGAAGAGGAGAGGGCAAATTACCAGAAGTTGCTGGATTATGAGAACCGCATCTATGGAGATATTTTGCAGTGGGACTTCCTGGACAGCTTTTTCAATCTCACCCTCAAAGAGGTTCATTTCCTCAAGTGGTTTAACATCTACTGTGATAATGTCCGGTACATCTTTAAGGGTGACGATGATGTCTTTGTAAGCCCCAACAACATCTTGGAGTTTCTGCAGGACCAGAAAGGGGGCAACCTGTTTGTGGGCGATGTCCTCCAAAAGGCCAAACCCATTCGCAAGAAGGAGAACAAGTACTACATCCCCAGTGCCCTGTACAACAAGAGCAACTACCCACCCTATGCTGGTGGCGGCGGCTTTGTCATGGATGGCCCACTGGCCAAGAAGCTCCACAAGGTCTCGGAAACCCTGGAACTATATCCCATTGACGACGTCTTCCTGGGCATGTGTCTTGAGGTTCTTAAGGTGACACCTGTGGGGCATGCTGGCTTCAAGACATTTGGCATTGTGAAAAACAAGAACAGCAAGATGAACAAGGAGCCCTGTTTTTTCCAGAGCATGCTGGTGGTTCATAAACTTCTTCCTACAGAGTTGCTCCACATGTGGGATTTGGTCCATAGTAACTTGACATGCTCCAGAAAACATCACATTCTTTAG
- the B3GNT7 gene encoding UDP-GlcNAc:betaGal beta-1,3-N-acetylglucosaminyltransferase 7 isoform X2, which translates to MFQWKKTIYKSVLLSFVLVVMVTMLQRGITPGQFLPGQQQKEVLSQEPVKTQKRDVVFPVASNFWRKEGLVTKAVEMAEKQVTMWDVTTINCTANLNFSKDDWFKGLELNFRQFLLYRHCRYFPMLINHPEKCSGDIYLLIVVKSIITQHDRREAIRRTWGQEKEVGGKKIRTLFLLGVASKEEERANYQKLLDYENRIYGDILQWDFLDSFFNLTLKEVHFLKWFNIYCDNVRYIFKGDDDVFVSPNNILEFLQDQKGGNLFVGDVLQKAKPIRKKENKYYIPSALYNKSNYPPYAGGGGFVMDGPLAKKLHKVSETLELYPIDDVFLGMCLEVLKVTPVGHAGFKTFGIVKNKNSKMNKEPCFFQSMLVVHKLLPTELLHMWDLVHSNLTCSRKHHIL; encoded by the exons ATGTTCCAGTG GAAGAAGACAATCTACAAAAGTGTCCTCCTGTCCTTTGTGCTGGTGGTCATGGTGACCATGTTGCAAAGAGGCATCACCCCTGGTCAGTTCCTTCCGGGCCAGCAGCAGAAAGAAGTTCTTTCCCAAGAGCCTGTGAAAACTCAGAAGAGGGATGTTGTCTTCCCCGTTGCCAGCAACTTCTGGAGGAAGGAGGGTCTAGTTACCAAGGCTGTTGAAATGGCAGAGAAACAGGTGACCATGTGGGACGTCACCACTATCAACTGCACAGCCAACCTCAACTTCAGCAAGGATGACTGGTTCAAAGGGCTGGAGCTCAACTTCCGGCAGTTCCTGCTTTACCGACATTGTCGGTATTTTCCCATGCTCATCAACCATCCTGAGAAGTGCAGTGGCGACATCTACCTGCTTATCGTGGTGAAGTCCATCATCACTCAGCATGACCGCCGGGAGGCCATCCGAAGGACATGGGGTCAAGAAAAGGAAGTGGGTGGCAAGAAGATCAGGACCCTCTTCCTTCTGGGTGTTGCTTCTAAGGAAGAGGAGAGGGCAAATTACCAGAAGTTGCTGGATTATGAGAACCGCATCTATGGAGATATTTTGCAGTGGGACTTCCTGGACAGCTTTTTCAATCTCACCCTCAAAGAGGTTCATTTCCTCAAGTGGTTTAACATCTACTGTGATAATGTCCGGTACATCTTTAAGGGTGACGATGATGTCTTTGTAAGCCCCAACAACATCTTGGAGTTTCTGCAGGACCAGAAAGGGGGCAACCTGTTTGTGGGCGATGTCCTCCAAAAGGCCAAACCCATTCGCAAGAAGGAGAACAAGTACTACATCCCCAGTGCCCTGTACAACAAGAGCAACTACCCACCCTATGCTGGTGGCGGCGGCTTTGTCATGGATGGCCCACTGGCCAAGAAGCTCCACAAGGTCTCGGAAACCCTGGAACTATATCCCATTGACGACGTCTTCCTGGGCATGTGTCTTGAGGTTCTTAAGGTGACACCTGTGGGGCATGCTGGCTTCAAGACATTTGGCATTGTGAAAAACAAGAACAGCAAGATGAACAAGGAGCCCTGTTTTTTCCAGAGCATGCTGGTGGTTCATAAACTTCTTCCTACAGAGTTGCTCCACATGTGGGATTTGGTCCATAGTAACTTGACATGCTCCAGAAAACATCACATTCTTTAG